The stretch of DNA CGACCACGGTGGCGGCTCCTACCCCACGCCGCCCATGCCCGAGCAGACCTGGAACCAGAAGGAGGGCGTCCGACGATGAGCGACACCAACGGCGGAGGCAGCCTGAAGGAGACGCTGTGGGACCCGATCGCCGGCTTCGGCGTCACGTTCCGCACGATGTTTCGCAAGCCCGTGACGGAGCAGTACCCGTTCGAGAAGCGGCCCACGGCGCCCCGGTTCCACGGCCGGCACCAGCTGAACCGCTGGCCCGACGGGCTCGAGAAGTGCGTGGGCTGCGAGCTGTGCGCCTGGGCGTGCCCGGCCGACGCGATCTACGTCGAGGGCGCCTCGAACGGCACCTCCGACGGCACCGACGGGGGAGGGGAGCGCTTCAGCCCGGGGGAGCGGTACGGCCGCGTCTACCAGATCAACTACCTGCGCTGCATCCTCTGCGGGCTGTGCATCGAGGCGTGCCCGACGCGCGCCCTGACGATGACCAACGAGTACGAGCTGGCCGACGACAACCGCGCCGACCTCATCTACGAGAAGTCCGACCTGCTGGCGCCGCTGCTGCCCGGCATGGTCGAGCCGCCGCACGCGATGCTGATCAGCGACGACCACCACGACTACTACGCGGGCAAGACGCTGCCGGTCGTCGAGGTCACGCACGGGGAGGCGACCGAGTGACCGCGTTCTGGATCGTCGCGCCCGTCGTGGTGGTGGCGGCCCTGGGGCTGCTGTTCGCCCGCAAGGCCGTGCACGCCGCGCTCAGCGTGGCCGTCGTGATGGTGGGGCTGGCGGTGCTGTACGCGGCGCAGGGTGCCCCGTTCCTGTTCGCGGTGCAGATCATCGTCTACACCGGCGCGATCATGATGCTGTTCCTGTTCGTGCTCATGCTGGTGGGCGTCGAGTCGCGGGAGTCGTTGACCGAGACGATCCGCGGCCAGCGGCTGGCGGCCACGGTGGCCGGTCTGGGCTTCGGGTTCGTGCT from Aeromicrobium erythreum encodes:
- the nuoI gene encoding NADH-quinone oxidoreductase subunit NuoI, translated to MSDTNGGGSLKETLWDPIAGFGVTFRTMFRKPVTEQYPFEKRPTAPRFHGRHQLNRWPDGLEKCVGCELCAWACPADAIYVEGASNGTSDGTDGGGERFSPGERYGRVYQINYLRCILCGLCIEACPTRALTMTNEYELADDNRADLIYEKSDLLAPLLPGMVEPPHAMLISDDHHDYYAGKTLPVVEVTHGEATE